In Numidum massiliense, a single genomic region encodes these proteins:
- a CDS encoding M2 family metallopeptidase: protein MEKQAQPLLDHIVPEIAALQKQLAEAAWQQATTGEAQYSARHSEVEKKLQKIMTDEELLAQLESLQKRSGDSNNDDSSNTVSATDSTADSLASRQVQHLYLMALRHRASSEDFAELTKRTNDICDTFNRFRATYDGKLVSDNDIVHILQTEKDTYKRKEAWYASKQIGEKIAGKLIDLVKLRNRIAQKNGFRDYYAMSLAASEIDEAQLFTLCDAVKQKTDQPYADIKKEMDTILAKQYTDLRPEGLRPWHYVDPFCQQAPSVFNVDIDSYFADKKLEEIAGAFFQAIGLDVSDILQHSDLYEREGKNEHAYCMTFDREGDVRILCNLRPNEASMRTLLHTLGHAAYSKYVDRELPYLLRTAAHKLTTEGIALMFDRLTKNPAWLAAYASEGDDVPSEWKVNTEWTDNLQKQYALTQLAQLRWMLVVIYFERDLYANPDRNLNKRWWHYVETIQYIPCPEARNKPDWAANIDLSLNPVYYQNYLLGELMASQLWATLEEKIANSSAQATGEPAPAHSAPTGDSVASDKPAPLGKPTPSSKSTPPSNKSEPLVESAPSGDSARSDDSAPSGDSARSGDSAPSGDSARSHEAATRGTAYLISNEKTGAFLRKHIFAPGAKWHWNELLLSATGEKLNPDYYINAFKALVEQFVEVKKPKKPAKKAGGPRAKGTKAKATSESKAKTKTKAAADVVPKKEKAAAAKTEKA from the coding sequence ATGGAAAAACAGGCACAACCGCTACTCGATCACATCGTACCGGAAATCGCTGCGCTACAAAAACAACTCGCGGAGGCCGCATGGCAACAAGCGACGACCGGCGAGGCACAGTACAGCGCCCGTCACAGCGAAGTCGAGAAAAAGTTGCAAAAAATCATGACAGACGAAGAGCTACTCGCACAACTGGAATCGTTGCAAAAGCGAAGTGGCGACAGTAATAATGACGACAGTAGTAATACTGTGAGTGCTACTGACTCCACCGCCGATTCCCTTGCGTCCCGACAAGTACAACATCTGTATCTCATGGCATTGCGGCACCGCGCTTCTTCGGAGGATTTTGCTGAATTAACGAAACGGACGAACGACATTTGCGACACGTTTAATCGCTTTCGCGCGACGTACGACGGCAAACTCGTTTCCGATAACGACATCGTGCATATTTTGCAAACAGAAAAAGATACATACAAACGGAAAGAAGCATGGTACGCAAGCAAGCAAATTGGCGAGAAAATAGCCGGGAAGCTAATCGACCTAGTCAAACTACGTAACCGCATCGCACAAAAAAACGGCTTTCGCGACTATTACGCGATGAGCCTCGCTGCGAGCGAGATTGACGAAGCACAATTATTTACTTTGTGCGACGCAGTCAAACAAAAAACGGATCAACCGTACGCCGATATCAAAAAAGAGATGGACACAATCCTCGCTAAACAGTATACCGACTTGCGTCCAGAGGGGCTGCGGCCGTGGCATTACGTCGATCCGTTCTGCCAGCAAGCGCCTTCCGTATTTAACGTCGACATTGACAGCTACTTTGCGGACAAAAAACTGGAGGAGATCGCGGGAGCTTTTTTTCAAGCGATTGGCTTAGACGTGTCCGACATTTTACAGCACAGCGATTTGTACGAACGCGAAGGTAAAAACGAACACGCCTATTGTATGACGTTCGACCGCGAAGGCGACGTGCGCATTTTGTGCAATTTGCGTCCGAACGAAGCGTCGATGCGGACGTTGTTGCACACGCTCGGCCACGCGGCGTACAGCAAATACGTCGATCGAGAACTTCCTTACCTCCTGCGCACCGCCGCCCACAAGTTGACGACGGAAGGGATTGCGCTCATGTTCGATCGTCTCACGAAGAACCCTGCGTGGCTCGCAGCGTATGCGAGCGAGGGTGATGATGTGCCCTCCGAATGGAAAGTCAATACTGAATGGACAGATAACTTACAAAAACAGTATGCGCTCACGCAACTCGCACAATTACGCTGGATGTTAGTCGTCATTTATTTTGAACGCGATCTGTACGCCAACCCGGACCGCAATTTGAACAAACGTTGGTGGCATTACGTAGAGACGATTCAATACATCCCGTGTCCCGAAGCGCGTAACAAACCGGACTGGGCGGCTAATATTGACCTCAGCCTTAACCCAGTTTACTACCAAAACTACTTGCTCGGCGAACTGATGGCATCGCAGCTGTGGGCGACACTGGAAGAAAAGATCGCAAATAGTTCCGCCCAAGCAACAGGCGAACCGGCTCCGGCGCACTCCGCACCGACAGGCGACTCTGTAGCGTCAGACAAACCTGCACCGTTAGGTAAACCTACTCCGTCAAGTAAATCTACACCACCATCGAACAAATCTGAACCACTGGTCGAATCAGCACCGTCGGGTGATTCTGCACGGTCAGATGACTCTGCTCCGTCGGGTGATTCTGCACGGTCAGGTGACTCTGCTCCGTCAGGTGATTCTGCGCGCTCGCACGAAGCCGCTACACGCGGCACCGCCTACTTAATTAGCAATGAAAAAACAGGTGCCTTTTTGCGCAAACACATCTTTGCGCCTGGCGCGAAGTGGCATTGGAATGAACTGCTCCTCAGCGCAACAGGGGAAAAGCTAAATCCAGACTACTATATCAACGCGTTCAAGGCGCTCGTCGAACAGTTCGTCGAAGTGAAAAAGCCGAAAAAGCCAGCGAAAAAGGCTGGCGGACCACGCGCTAAAGGGACAAAGGCAAAAGCTACATCGGAGTCTAAGGCAAAAACGAAAACGAAGGCAGCAGCAGATGTTGTTCCGAAAAAGGAAAAAGCAGCAGCCGCGAAGACGGAAAAAGCGTGA
- a CDS encoding DMT family transporter: MVTILREQIKAYVCLTLAMMIVGSSIVVGKLMVAQIPVFLASGLRFAIASVILIIILLLVEGKFPKLTIKDVGIICLQSFTGVFLFSICLLYGVQFTTATESGIITSLTLIVIAVLSLFILKEKLTKRIVLSIALAVVGIAVINLINGDGEARGYFPLLGNVLIMLAVIGEALFTILGKLLSHKVSPLAISTFVTVIGFLLFLPLAIFEAVTFDFRQPGLLDWGYVLYFAVFVTVVAFYLWYSGVSKVSGSVSGVFTGVLPVSTILLSYVVLDEQLTWAHVIGVAFVLVGITSISFANRKNKGTDVATIR, encoded by the coding sequence GTGGTAACGATTTTACGTGAGCAAATCAAAGCATACGTCTGTCTTACATTAGCCATGATGATTGTAGGTAGTTCAATCGTTGTCGGTAAACTGATGGTGGCGCAAATTCCTGTTTTTTTAGCTTCTGGTCTTAGATTTGCGATCGCCTCTGTCATATTGATTATTATTTTGCTTTTAGTTGAAGGAAAATTCCCTAAACTGACAATAAAGGATGTCGGCATTATTTGCTTGCAATCTTTTACGGGGGTTTTCCTGTTTAGCATTTGCTTACTGTATGGCGTGCAATTTACGACGGCGACGGAAAGTGGTATTATTACGAGTCTGACACTAATCGTAATTGCGGTTTTATCCCTCTTTATTTTAAAGGAAAAATTAACAAAGCGGATTGTTTTAAGTATCGCACTCGCAGTAGTCGGTATTGCTGTGATCAATCTCATTAACGGTGATGGAGAAGCTAGAGGGTATTTTCCATTACTTGGTAATGTTTTAATTATGCTTGCTGTCATTGGTGAAGCGCTGTTTACCATTTTAGGTAAGCTATTGTCGCATAAAGTAAGCCCCTTAGCCATTTCTACTTTTGTTACAGTGATCGGCTTCTTATTATTTTTACCCCTCGCCATATTTGAAGCCGTTACGTTTGACTTTCGTCAGCCGGGTCTTCTCGATTGGGGATACGTATTGTATTTCGCGGTATTTGTAACTGTTGTTGCCTTTTACCTTTGGTACAGTGGAGTGTCAAAAGTGTCCGGGAGCGTATCCGGTGTGTTTACAGGTGTTTTACCCGTATCGACTATTCTTTTATCGTACGTCGTCCTAGATGAACAACTCACATGGGCACACGTGATCGGGGTTGCTTTTGTACTCGTAGGGATTACGAGTATCTCTTTCGCAAATAGGAAAAATAAAGGAACTGATGTAGCAACCATCAGATAA
- a CDS encoding MBL fold metallo-hydrolase, with the protein MTIESLNVEEFVQQLTRPGELIVQEIGMPRARQWQFKSGRLVSVREQDPQEVEYPQGADVFFVCEDSESCRQYARGIADSGVRTYFLAGGHLAWSQYFYDVVVGFDEQIKVWQIHRLAKGCLSYMVAAGEQALVVDPAYHIDYYLGLAHREKTSIKAVVDTTVHRDHVSGGARLAAKTGSPYYVARSGGTVVSPESTAAESEATHDVDLKMSHADRPASIRGNIQSLTQQATLPLGLAHIEVIPFPTEHAAGLLVNEKFLLSGNEPLRPDMLQHEDKRDVRDTVIVLPAHTETFAYLNAHGMVATTLGDIRDKQNMQRTPITVSEPKAAEHEIYEINLQQKKIDLAQATQLELGRTER; encoded by the coding sequence GTGACGATTGAAAGTTTGAACGTCGAAGAGTTTGTACAACAATTGACGCGTCCAGGCGAGCTCATCGTGCAAGAAATCGGGATGCCGCGGGCGCGCCAGTGGCAGTTTAAGAGCGGGCGGCTCGTCAGCGTACGCGAACAAGACCCGCAAGAAGTGGAATACCCACAAGGTGCAGACGTGTTTTTCGTCTGTGAAGACAGCGAGTCGTGCCGCCAGTACGCGCGAGGGATTGCTGACAGCGGCGTACGTACTTACTTTTTGGCTGGTGGGCATCTCGCGTGGAGTCAATATTTTTACGACGTCGTCGTCGGTTTTGACGAGCAGATTAAAGTGTGGCAAATTCACCGTTTAGCTAAAGGCTGTCTCTCGTACATGGTCGCTGCTGGGGAACAGGCACTCGTCGTCGACCCGGCTTACCACATCGACTACTACTTGGGACTAGCACATCGTGAAAAAACGTCCATCAAAGCGGTTGTCGATACGACCGTACACCGCGATCACGTGTCCGGCGGTGCCCGCCTAGCTGCGAAAACGGGCAGTCCGTACTATGTCGCCCGCTCCGGTGGTACGGTTGTCTCGCCCGAATCTACGGCTGCCGAGTCTGAAGCTACGCATGATGTTGACCTTAAAATGAGCCACGCGGATCGGCCGGCATCAATTCGCGGTAACATCCAGTCGCTCACACAACAAGCGACCTTGCCGCTCGGCCTAGCCCACATCGAGGTCATACCGTTTCCTACGGAACACGCGGCTGGCTTGTTGGTAAATGAGAAGTTTCTGTTGAGCGGAAATGAACCACTACGCCCCGACATGCTGCAGCACGAAGACAAGCGAGACGTTCGCGACACGGTGATCGTCCTGCCAGCTCACACGGAAACATTCGCCTACTTAAACGCACACGGCATGGTAGCGACGACGCTCGGCGATATTCGCGATAAACAAAATATGCAGCGCACACCGATTACCGTGTCCGAGCCTAAAGCGGCGGAGCATGAAATTTACGAGATTAACTTGCAGCAAAAAAAGATCGACCTCGCACAGGCGACTCAGTTAGAACTGGGGCGTACCGAACGCTAG